A region of Bifidobacterium adolescentis ATCC 15703 DNA encodes the following proteins:
- a CDS encoding PfkB family carbohydrate kinase — protein sequence MSDEILYDRDPRYIPRVAAVHDMCGYGKCSLTAAIPILSAAGCDVCPVPTALFSAHTRYEVFTFHDTTEILDGYLDAWRQENVDLDGVYSGFLGSADQVAIIKRLYAEYPHALRLVDPVMGDGGEIYATYTPELCRAMGTLVDGADALMPNLTEASILTGRDYPGQDIDDAQVDEILGALLAAGAKNVVLKGIDRGDGMIRNYVASASTGVAGKQELAHAKLPFMTHGTGDAFASALCGAVMAGRPLAEAANIAGEFVRHAMESTQYQPNHEERGVSFELNLDELTALTRR from the coding sequence ATGAGCGATGAGATTCTGTACGACCGTGATCCGCGGTATATTCCGCGCGTCGCCGCGGTGCATGACATGTGCGGTTATGGCAAGTGTTCGCTGACGGCGGCCATTCCGATTCTGTCGGCGGCCGGCTGCGACGTTTGTCCGGTGCCGACGGCGCTGTTTTCCGCGCACACGCGCTACGAGGTATTCACGTTCCACGATACGACCGAGATTCTGGACGGCTATCTGGACGCATGGCGTCAGGAGAACGTCGATTTGGATGGCGTCTATTCCGGTTTTCTTGGTTCCGCGGACCAGGTCGCAATCATCAAACGCCTATACGCGGAGTATCCGCATGCCTTGCGGTTGGTGGATCCGGTGATGGGCGACGGCGGAGAAATCTACGCCACGTACACTCCTGAGCTGTGTCGGGCGATGGGCACGCTGGTGGATGGCGCGGATGCGCTGATGCCGAATCTTACCGAGGCATCCATTTTGACGGGCCGTGACTATCCAGGCCAGGATATCGACGACGCGCAGGTGGATGAGATTCTTGGGGCGTTGCTTGCCGCCGGCGCGAAGAACGTGGTGCTTAAGGGCATCGATCGAGGGGATGGCATGATTCGCAACTATGTGGCGTCAGCTTCGACGGGCGTCGCCGGAAAACAGGAGCTGGCGCATGCCAAGCTGCCGTTCATGACCCACGGCACCGGCGACGCGTTCGCGTCGGCGCTGTGCGGCGCGGTGATGGCTGGCCGTCCTCTGGCCGAGGCCGCGAACATCGCCGGCGAGTTCGTCCGCCATGCGATGGAAAGCACCCAGTATCAGCCGAATCATGAGGAACGAGGCGTGAGCTTCGAACTCAATCTCGACGAATTGACCGCTTTGACCCGTCGTTGA
- a CDS encoding O-acetylhomoserine aminocarboxypropyltransferase/cysteine synthase family protein — MANKNYRFETLQLHVGQEQADPATDSRAVPIYQTTSYVFHNFDHAEARFGLADPGNIYGRLTNSTQGVFEDRIAALEGGTAGLAVASGAAAVEYAVRNITQSGDHIVAAKNVYGGTFNLLRHTLPRDGITTTFVSAENPQEFEDAIQENTKLVYFETFGNPNADLPDFEAITAIAHKHHLPVIVDNTFASPYLFRPLEHGADVVVESATKFIGGHGTTLGGVIVEGGKFNWAEVPGKFPTLTEPDPSYHGLNFYEALGGAAFVTRVRAILLRDTGATLSPFAAFLLLQGTETLSLRVERHVQNALKVIDYLKTVPEVESISHPSIEGRKDNDLYKKYFPNGGGSIFTFDIKGGKDAARVFIDNLHLFSLLANVADAKSLVIHPASTTHSQETLEELEDQGIHQGTIRLSIGLENIDDIIEDLESGFKALRESGLAK; from the coding sequence ATGGCAAACAAGAACTATCGTTTCGAAACCCTGCAGCTGCACGTCGGCCAGGAGCAGGCCGACCCGGCCACCGACTCCCGCGCGGTGCCGATCTACCAGACCACCAGCTACGTCTTCCACAACTTCGACCACGCCGAGGCCCGCTTCGGACTGGCGGACCCGGGCAACATCTACGGACGTCTGACCAACTCCACCCAGGGCGTGTTCGAAGACCGCATCGCGGCCCTCGAAGGCGGCACCGCGGGCCTGGCCGTCGCGTCCGGCGCGGCCGCCGTGGAATACGCGGTGCGCAACATCACCCAGTCCGGCGACCACATCGTCGCAGCCAAGAACGTGTACGGCGGCACCTTCAACCTGCTGCGCCACACCCTGCCGCGCGACGGCATCACCACCACCTTCGTCTCCGCCGAGAACCCGCAGGAGTTCGAGGACGCCATCCAGGAGAACACCAAGCTCGTCTACTTCGAGACCTTCGGCAACCCGAACGCCGACCTGCCCGACTTCGAGGCCATCACCGCCATCGCCCACAAGCACCACCTGCCGGTGATCGTGGACAACACCTTCGCCTCCCCGTACCTGTTCCGCCCGCTGGAGCACGGCGCCGACGTCGTTGTGGAATCCGCCACCAAGTTCATCGGCGGCCACGGCACCACCCTCGGCGGCGTGATCGTGGAAGGCGGCAAGTTCAACTGGGCCGAAGTGCCGGGCAAGTTCCCGACCCTGACCGAGCCGGATCCGTCCTACCATGGCCTGAACTTCTATGAGGCCCTCGGCGGCGCCGCCTTCGTGACCCGCGTGCGCGCCATCCTGCTGCGCGACACCGGCGCCACCCTGTCCCCGTTCGCGGCCTTCCTGCTGCTGCAGGGCACCGAAACCCTGTCCCTGCGCGTCGAACGCCACGTCCAGAACGCGCTGAAGGTCATCGACTACCTGAAGACCGTGCCGGAGGTCGAGTCCATCTCCCACCCGTCCATCGAAGGCCGCAAGGACAACGACCTGTACAAGAAGTACTTCCCGAACGGCGGCGGTTCCATCTTCACCTTCGACATCAAGGGCGGCAAGGACGCGGCACGCGTGTTCATCGACAACCTGCACCTGTTCAGCCTGCTGGCCAATGTGGCCGACGCCAAGAGCCTCGTGATCCACCCGGCCTCCACCACGCACTCCCAGGAGACGTTGGAGGAGCTCGAGGACCAGGGCATCCACCAGGGCACCATCCGCCTGTCCATCGGACTGGAGAACATCGACGACATCATCGAGGACCTCGAAAGCGGCTTCAAGGCCTTGCGCGAATCCGGTCTGGCCAAGTGA
- a CDS encoding ECF transporter S component has translation MAQDVKNDIKKAIQVNTIPLIAIMTAVTTVLTMFVKIPTPTRGYLNLSDTMIFFSSYAFGPWVGGIVGGLGPALSDLISGYPQWAIFTFIIDGLQAVLVGLLVREFKPANVVIGSLVAGVWKVFGYFIAGGILSGFGPALGEIIGNSFQMVVGLIVGFALFSAVRKAYPPLVRLGNLSVKAGE, from the coding sequence ATGGCGCAGGACGTCAAGAACGATATCAAGAAAGCTATTCAGGTCAACACCATCCCGTTGATCGCCATCATGACCGCGGTCACCACCGTGCTGACCATGTTCGTGAAGATTCCGACCCCGACCCGTGGATACCTCAACCTGTCCGACACGATGATTTTCTTCAGCTCCTATGCGTTCGGCCCGTGGGTCGGCGGCATCGTCGGCGGTCTTGGACCGGCGTTGTCCGACCTCATCTCGGGATACCCGCAGTGGGCAATCTTCACCTTCATCATCGACGGTCTGCAGGCGGTGCTCGTGGGTCTGCTGGTCCGTGAATTCAAACCGGCCAACGTCGTCATCGGCTCTCTGGTGGCCGGCGTGTGGAAGGTGTTCGGCTACTTCATCGCCGGCGGCATCCTGTCCGGCTTCGGTCCGGCCCTAGGCGAAATCATCGGCAACTCATTCCAGATGGTTGTCGGCCTGATCGTTGGCTTCGCACTGTTCTCCGCAGTGCGCAAGGCTTATCCGCCGCTGGTGCGACTCGGCAACCTCAGCGTCAAGGCCGGCGAGTGA
- a CDS encoding ABC transporter ATP-binding protein gives MITVRDLSWQYEPLVDGGKPVDSLKHVSFDIKSGSFVGVIGPTGAGKSTLCMALAGIIPNLADGTMTGLVEVNGMNTSRHSVSALSERIGYVQQDPEAQLFCASVEDEIAFPLENRGIAPDIIDKQIDVMLDLVGMTGYRKRVPASLSGGQMQRVAIAAALAAEPDVLILDEPTAALDPEGKQEVFDVLERIRQTRSMTVIMAEQDTEHIAYWADQVLFMVNGELVRNGDASLFVREKGLLESSGVQVADDPLPQVKAVQQGKKHKKDKKNQPERSKDVVISLDHVSYQYERGGNASKALDDVTFDIERGSFIGLIGRNGSGKTTLAKHLNGLIRPTQGTVTVDGLDASKHSVGEMAAHVGFVFQNPDHQIFCSTTKEEIAFGPTALGLDGATVFKRVDEMLTLFDLHRYEDVSPATLGYGERRAVALSSVLAMRTPILVLDEPTAGLDHRLAARFLGTIEKLNQRGVTIVMISHDMRAVYRYCTHVLELEDGKVVQYGPIDRSEAAQKQSRTIRKPRKSNGPVSATHVLLKVTKHEEGRH, from the coding sequence ATGATCACGGTACGTGATTTGAGTTGGCAGTATGAGCCATTGGTGGATGGCGGCAAGCCGGTGGATAGCCTCAAGCATGTCAGCTTCGATATCAAATCAGGCTCGTTCGTGGGCGTCATCGGACCGACCGGCGCCGGCAAATCCACCCTGTGCATGGCTTTGGCCGGAATCATCCCGAATCTGGCGGACGGCACCATGACCGGACTGGTGGAAGTCAACGGCATGAACACCAGCCGTCATTCCGTATCGGCGTTGTCCGAACGTATCGGCTACGTGCAGCAGGATCCCGAAGCGCAGCTGTTCTGCGCGAGCGTTGAGGATGAGATCGCCTTTCCTTTGGAAAACCGCGGCATCGCACCGGACATCATCGACAAGCAGATCGACGTCATGCTCGATCTGGTCGGCATGACCGGCTACCGCAAGCGCGTGCCGGCCAGCCTGTCGGGCGGGCAGATGCAGCGTGTGGCCATCGCGGCGGCATTGGCGGCGGAACCCGACGTGCTCATCCTTGACGAACCGACTGCGGCGCTCGATCCGGAAGGCAAGCAGGAAGTCTTCGATGTGCTTGAACGCATCCGGCAGACCCGTTCCATGACGGTGATCATGGCGGAACAGGACACGGAGCATATCGCCTATTGGGCCGACCAAGTATTGTTCATGGTCAATGGGGAATTGGTGCGCAACGGCGACGCCAGCCTGTTCGTCCGTGAAAAAGGACTGCTGGAATCCTCCGGCGTGCAGGTCGCGGACGATCCGCTGCCGCAGGTCAAGGCCGTACAGCAGGGCAAAAAGCATAAGAAGGACAAAAAGAATCAGCCGGAACGGTCCAAGGACGTGGTCATCAGCCTGGACCATGTCTCCTACCAATATGAGCGCGGCGGCAATGCATCGAAAGCTCTGGACGACGTGACGTTCGACATCGAACGTGGCTCATTCATCGGACTCATCGGACGTAACGGCTCCGGCAAGACCACACTCGCCAAACATCTGAACGGACTGATCCGACCCACGCAGGGCACGGTGACGGTGGATGGGCTCGACGCCTCCAAACACAGCGTCGGCGAAATGGCGGCCCACGTCGGATTCGTCTTCCAGAATCCCGACCATCAGATCTTCTGCTCCACCACCAAGGAGGAAATCGCATTCGGTCCTACCGCGCTTGGACTGGACGGAGCCACCGTGTTCAAACGCGTCGACGAGATGCTGACGCTGTTCGACCTGCACCGTTATGAAGACGTCTCGCCGGCCACGCTCGGCTACGGCGAACGCCGTGCGGTGGCGCTGTCATCCGTGCTTGCAATGCGCACGCCGATCCTCGTGCTCGACGAGCCTACGGCCGGTCTCGACCACCGTCTCGCAGCACGCTTCCTCGGCACCATCGAGAAACTCAACCAGCGCGGCGTCACCATCGTCATGATCAGCCACGACATGCGCGCGGTATACCGGTACTGCACGCATGTGCTGGAATTGGAGGACGGAAAAGTCGTGCAGTATGGGCCGATCGACAGGTCCGAAGCGGCGCAGAAGCAATCTCGGACCATCCGCAAACCGCGTAAATCCAATGGGCCCGTTTCGGCGACGCATGTGCTGCTGAAAGTCACCAAGCATGAGGAAGGACGACACTGA
- a CDS encoding energy-coupling factor transporter transmembrane component T family protein → MDADLYVPGDGWLHRADPRVKFLITVVMLVLCLVWRNWAFILDVLIIEHLMLITDGVPLKRIGWVWKILAVIIVFIVVLWPIFDPSGTHVLWQWGWLKLTRENLVMAAVMGLRIPALGFACFLTLFTTSQTKLIRGLTSLGMPYKAGLTLATALRYIPVFFSIFQSVSAAQRARGLDLNGKKDATGKKRNVFVRLVDRFKSYLPIIIAVLIRAYKMSQSVGWAMESRGLNLQGVRRTYRIQLKMRLSDWIILAVTAAATTGSIWLMLWQF, encoded by the coding sequence ATGGACGCCGATTTGTATGTACCGGGCGACGGCTGGCTGCATCGCGCCGACCCCCGTGTGAAATTCCTCATCACCGTGGTCATGTTGGTGTTGTGCCTGGTATGGCGCAACTGGGCGTTCATACTTGACGTTCTGATCATCGAACATCTCATGCTCATCACCGACGGCGTGCCGCTGAAACGCATCGGCTGGGTGTGGAAGATCCTCGCCGTGATCATCGTGTTCATCGTGGTGCTCTGGCCGATTTTCGACCCATCCGGCACGCACGTGCTGTGGCAGTGGGGATGGCTGAAACTCACGCGAGAGAACCTCGTCATGGCCGCGGTGATGGGATTGCGCATTCCGGCGCTCGGATTCGCGTGCTTCCTCACGTTGTTCACCACCAGCCAGACCAAGCTGATCCGAGGGCTCACCTCCCTGGGCATGCCGTACAAGGCCGGACTCACGCTCGCCACCGCGCTGCGCTACATTCCGGTGTTCTTCTCCATCTTCCAATCCGTATCGGCCGCGCAACGGGCCCGCGGACTCGACTTGAACGGCAAGAAAGACGCCACCGGCAAGAAACGCAACGTATTCGTACGCTTGGTGGACCGGTTCAAATCGTATCTGCCCATCATCATCGCGGTGCTGATCCGCGCCTACAAAATGAGCCAAAGCGTCGGCTGGGCTATGGAATCGCGCGGGCTCAACCTCCAAGGCGTGAGACGCACCTACCGCATACAGCTGAAGATGAGACTCTCCGATTGGATCATCCTTGCGGTCACTGCCGCCGCGACGACAGGCAGCATCTGGCTGATGCTGTGGCAGTTCTGA
- a CDS encoding Lrp/AsnC family transcriptional regulator — translation MFQNEQRITITARDLKVVSALQCDGRMTMQALADKVGISVYAATESYRRLTESNIMSIVPVCNPLNLGNYSQVLVGLRINGNLDKALAMLKSMPQVTYVVCALGDADIIAEAVVYSAEGMDHFLKHDLRALPGLTRLQVFSCGRLVLDDHNVSVVNRLLAAHGETGFLTKREASVGTGIPAHRLDMRFVRTFNELQHDGRASYATLGERLGVTHTAIRGRIKKLEESGVMRIMATVSPMRLGGFRQAFLGLGVKPPYRLDTEQLLAIDEVTYAMSGVGLNGADYLIEVIADTDEDLWRVVDESIRPLPGVEQAWWASTVSVEKESYWLEPPQDGVLLDD, via the coding sequence ATGTTCCAGAACGAACAACGCATCACCATCACCGCACGCGACCTGAAAGTGGTCTCGGCCCTGCAATGCGACGGCCGCATGACCATGCAGGCGCTTGCCGACAAGGTCGGCATTTCCGTATACGCGGCTACGGAAAGCTACCGCAGGCTTACGGAATCCAACATCATGAGCATCGTGCCGGTATGCAATCCGTTGAACCTAGGCAACTACAGCCAGGTGCTGGTGGGCCTGCGCATCAACGGCAACCTCGACAAGGCGCTTGCCATGCTCAAATCCATGCCGCAGGTCACGTATGTGGTCTGCGCGTTGGGCGATGCCGACATCATCGCCGAAGCCGTCGTGTATTCCGCCGAAGGCATGGACCATTTCCTTAAGCATGATCTGCGCGCATTGCCGGGATTGACACGTCTGCAGGTGTTCTCCTGCGGACGGCTGGTACTTGACGACCACAACGTCAGCGTGGTCAACCGGCTCCTGGCCGCGCATGGCGAGACCGGTTTCCTGACCAAACGTGAGGCGAGCGTTGGCACTGGCATTCCCGCACACCGTCTGGATATGCGCTTCGTGCGTACGTTCAACGAGTTGCAGCATGACGGCAGAGCCAGCTATGCGACGTTGGGGGAGCGGCTTGGCGTGACGCATACCGCGATTCGTGGGCGCATCAAGAAGCTGGAGGAATCCGGCGTGATGCGCATCATGGCCACCGTCAGCCCCATGCGTTTGGGTGGATTCCGTCAAGCGTTCCTCGGCCTCGGTGTGAAACCGCCTTATCGGCTCGACACCGAACAGCTGCTGGCGATCGATGAGGTGACGTATGCGATGAGCGGCGTCGGATTGAACGGCGCCGATTACCTGATCGAGGTCATCGCCGACACCGACGAGGACCTATGGCGCGTGGTGGACGAGTCTATTCGACCATTGCCAGGCGTGGAGCAGGCCTGGTGGGCTTCCACCGTCAGCGTGGAAAAAGAGTCGTACTGGCTCGAACCTCCGCAGGATGGTGTGCTCCTCGACGATTGA
- a CDS encoding ABC transporter ATP-binding protein: protein MDIRDTIKATNTAIAAVDLVKDYGSGNNTVHALRGVNVAFEKGKFTAIMGPSGSGKSTLMHTLAGLDSATSGHIMFDGKDLTRMNDDQLTLLRRHQIGFIFQSFNLLPMFTAEQNIVMPLTLAGEKPDRQWLNLLVETLGLKERLNHRPNELSGGQQQRVAIARALITKPQLVFADEPTGNLDSVSSAEVLSFLKRSVNELGQTIIMVTHDAVAASYADRAIVFADGQIVADVDQPSAEQMNDLLMKERESATQTIYPARHAG, encoded by the coding sequence ATGGATATCAGGGACACCATCAAAGCTACCAATACGGCCATTGCAGCAGTGGATCTTGTGAAGGACTACGGTTCCGGAAATAACACGGTGCATGCGTTGCGTGGCGTCAACGTCGCTTTCGAAAAAGGAAAATTCACGGCGATTATGGGACCGTCCGGTTCTGGCAAATCCACGCTGATGCACACTCTGGCCGGCCTTGACTCGGCCACCAGCGGCCACATCATGTTCGATGGCAAGGACCTGACCCGTATGAACGATGACCAGCTGACATTGCTGCGCCGTCACCAGATCGGCTTCATCTTCCAAAGCTTCAACCTGCTGCCGATGTTCACCGCCGAACAGAACATCGTCATGCCGCTTACCCTTGCCGGCGAGAAGCCGGACCGCCAGTGGCTCAACCTGCTGGTCGAAACGCTTGGACTGAAGGAGCGTCTGAACCATCGTCCGAACGAACTGTCCGGTGGCCAGCAGCAGCGCGTCGCCATCGCACGCGCGCTCATCACCAAGCCGCAGCTCGTGTTCGCCGACGAACCGACCGGCAACCTCGACTCCGTGTCCAGCGCGGAAGTATTGAGCTTCCTCAAACGCTCCGTGAACGAACTCGGCCAGACCATCATCATGGTCACCCACGATGCCGTCGCAGCCTCCTACGCGGACCGCGCCATCGTGTTCGCCGACGGGCAGATTGTGGCCGACGTCGACCAGCCAAGCGCCGAGCAGATGAACGATCTGCTGATGAAGGAGCGCGAATCGGCCACGCAGACCATATACCCCGCCCGCCACGCCGGCTGA
- a CDS encoding ABC transporter permease, whose product MWSITLKLMRKTKRMLIPAGIAILIGTAFIASTFLFGNAMGDSLARQMTAMFGGANYAATANVDGLSDKEIDKAYSVTVGDFHVDQLKAVEGVKAVRVASESAVTVSSDDDNVSGELITGASDASMLPVRISQGSQPKDANEIALPEQTAKTLGVNVGDTVTLTSRYATTETGGKTKANDVRVVGLTADPEGAYSFYGGAIVGSDNLIALMQGADDFNAVNATAVYFDFAMDGNTVAAKTLNDAQKLLPAHYELSSRQNVSDEAVKSLGGNGTNVVTIFLMCFGILAMFVAALVIANTFQVLVAQRRRTLALLRTIGAKKGQLYRSVLFEACALGLISSVLGVAFGSLIMWGMCAGNVIRQGMRLIFSWQVFVVPIIFGIIMTMLAALGSARSATSVTPLEALRPIELTDTKRAGIVRAVLGILMVVAGIAMAVFSVWRIQSTNGGQTAQANEFTMAVLIAIAGAALIFLGMVLTAVFWLPALMKGAGTLVSLAGPSAKIAHGNIQKNPRRIAATGAALLIGVTLVSTIATGAASVKQTMNNTLATRYSVDVVASGEDLTQGMADKVAGIKGVTDTVYAPAASVTLNGTDAAKPTTVLLIGVKNIDQVKHVMRVDLGDTSLSADDVLMPSYNAQTGKKLAFANGKAEFDTTRNKNGDMTRPLTLHVTQRDYRRIFDSYGAVGFVDERHFANGDLDTTTHMLLVKADTDQSGTSVNDLYDGIQSALSKSADAAVSGPIAERVTWAQMIDSMMMLMVGLIAVAVLVALIGVANTLSLSVIERTRESATLRAIGMTRGQLRASLAIEALLISLVSGIAGILLGTLFGWLGAYVVFSLYGTVVFPFEWGVNGIVLAVAAVAALLASIAPARRAVKVPPVEALAEA is encoded by the coding sequence ATGTGGTCCATCACTTTGAAACTCATGCGTAAAACCAAGCGCATGCTCATCCCCGCCGGCATCGCCATCCTGATCGGCACGGCGTTCATCGCCAGCACCTTCCTGTTCGGCAACGCCATGGGCGATTCGCTCGCCCGACAGATGACCGCCATGTTCGGTGGCGCCAACTATGCCGCCACCGCGAACGTCGATGGCCTCAGCGATAAGGAAATCGACAAAGCGTATTCCGTCACCGTCGGCGATTTCCACGTCGACCAGCTGAAAGCCGTGGAAGGTGTGAAAGCCGTGCGCGTCGCGTCGGAAAGCGCCGTCACCGTCTCCAGCGACGACGACAACGTCAGCGGCGAACTGATCACCGGCGCATCCGACGCGTCGATGCTGCCGGTGCGCATATCGCAAGGCAGCCAGCCCAAGGATGCCAACGAAATCGCGTTGCCTGAGCAGACGGCGAAAACGTTGGGCGTGAACGTCGGCGACACGGTGACGCTGACGTCCCGATACGCCACGACCGAAACCGGCGGTAAAACCAAAGCGAACGACGTGCGCGTGGTGGGCCTGACCGCCGATCCGGAAGGCGCGTACTCGTTCTACGGCGGCGCGATCGTCGGCTCGGACAATCTCATCGCACTGATGCAAGGCGCGGACGATTTCAACGCGGTCAACGCCACCGCCGTCTACTTCGATTTCGCCATGGACGGCAACACCGTCGCCGCGAAAACCCTCAACGACGCACAGAAACTGCTGCCCGCGCACTACGAATTGAGCTCGCGCCAGAATGTCAGCGACGAGGCCGTCAAATCGTTGGGCGGCAACGGCACCAACGTCGTCACCATATTTCTTATGTGCTTCGGCATCCTCGCCATGTTCGTCGCCGCGCTCGTGATCGCCAACACCTTCCAGGTGCTTGTCGCGCAACGCCGACGCACGCTCGCCCTGCTGCGCACCATCGGCGCGAAGAAGGGACAACTGTACCGTTCCGTCCTGTTCGAAGCCTGTGCGCTCGGCCTGATCTCGTCCGTGCTTGGCGTGGCGTTCGGCAGCCTCATCATGTGGGGCATGTGCGCCGGCAACGTCATACGGCAGGGCATGCGGCTCATCTTCTCCTGGCAGGTGTTCGTCGTGCCGATCATCTTCGGCATCATCATGACCATGCTCGCAGCCCTCGGCTCCGCACGTTCCGCCACCTCGGTGACCCCGCTGGAGGCCCTGCGCCCGATCGAACTGACTGACACCAAGCGCGCCGGCATCGTACGCGCCGTTCTCGGCATTCTGATGGTCGTCGCAGGCATTGCGATGGCGGTGTTCTCAGTCTGGCGCATTCAATCCACCAACGGCGGACAGACGGCTCAAGCCAACGAATTCACAATGGCGGTGCTGATCGCCATTGCCGGCGCCGCGCTCATATTCCTCGGCATGGTGCTCACCGCCGTCTTCTGGCTGCCCGCACTGATGAAAGGCGCCGGAACGTTGGTGTCGCTTGCCGGGCCGTCCGCGAAAATCGCGCACGGCAACATACAGAAGAATCCGCGACGCATCGCAGCTACAGGCGCGGCCCTGCTCATCGGCGTGACCTTGGTCTCCACCATCGCCACCGGAGCGGCCAGCGTCAAACAAACCATGAACAACACGCTCGCCACCCGCTACAGCGTCGACGTCGTCGCCTCCGGCGAAGACCTGACCCAAGGAATGGCGGACAAGGTCGCCGGCATCAAAGGTGTGACCGACACTGTGTACGCGCCGGCCGCATCCGTGACATTGAATGGTACGGACGCTGCCAAACCGACCACCGTGCTGCTCATCGGTGTGAAGAACATCGACCAGGTCAAGCATGTGATGCGCGTCGACCTCGGCGACACCAGCCTCAGCGCGGACGACGTGCTCATGCCCTCATACAATGCGCAGACCGGCAAGAAACTCGCCTTCGCCAACGGCAAAGCCGAGTTCGACACCACCAGGAATAAGAACGGCGACATGACGCGTCCGCTGACCTTGCATGTCACGCAACGCGACTATCGGCGCATTTTCGACAGTTACGGCGCCGTCGGATTCGTCGACGAACGGCACTTCGCCAACGGCGACCTCGACACCACAACGCACATGCTGCTGGTGAAAGCCGACACCGACCAATCCGGAACGTCCGTGAACGACCTGTACGACGGCATCCAGTCGGCATTGTCGAAGAGCGCGGACGCGGCGGTGTCCGGTCCGATCGCCGAACGTGTCACCTGGGCGCAGATGATCGACTCCATGATGATGCTCATGGTGGGGCTGATCGCCGTGGCGGTGCTGGTCGCCTTGATCGGCGTGGCGAACACGCTGTCCCTGTCGGTGATCGAACGCACCCGCGAATCGGCCACCCTGCGCGCCATCGGCATGACCCGCGGCCAGCTCAGGGCATCGCTCGCCATCGAAGCGCTGCTCATCTCGCTCGTCTCCGGCATCGCCGGCATCCTGCTCGGCACATTGTTCGGCTGGCTGGGCGCATACGTGGTGTTCAGCCTGTACGGCACCGTGGTGTTCCCCTTCGAATGGGGCGTCAACGGCATCGTGCTCGCCGTGGCCGCCGTGGCTGCGTTGCTCGCCAGCATCGCACCTGCCCGCAGAGCGGTCAAAGTACCGCCTGTTGAGGCGCTCGCAGAAGCTTAG
- a CDS encoding response regulator codes for MSEEQKIRVVIADDQELVRAGFAMVIGSQPDMAVVGQARDGAEAVALAETLHPDVVLMDVRMPGMDGIEATRRISALQHRFAPDGSALDDAHTRVIILTTFDLDEYVMAAINAGASGFLLKDTEPETLLNSIRTVYQGNAIIAPSATKRLIEKMMDGDFAGTAAAAPVSATSASASTATMYTDPELDELTDREREVLIEIAHGLSNQEIADKLFISLPTVKTHVAHILSKINARDRVQAVVFAYENHLV; via the coding sequence ATGAGTGAAGAACAGAAGATTCGTGTGGTCATCGCCGATGATCAGGAATTGGTACGTGCCGGTTTCGCGATGGTGATCGGCTCGCAACCGGATATGGCGGTTGTCGGCCAGGCGCGCGATGGCGCGGAAGCGGTGGCTTTGGCGGAGACGCTGCATCCCGACGTGGTGCTGATGGATGTGCGTATGCCCGGTATGGACGGCATTGAGGCGACACGTCGGATCAGCGCGTTGCAGCATCGTTTCGCACCCGATGGCAGCGCGCTTGACGATGCGCATACCCGTGTGATCATTCTGACGACATTCGATTTGGACGAATACGTGATGGCCGCGATCAACGCCGGCGCGTCCGGCTTCCTGCTGAAGGACACGGAACCGGAGACGCTGCTCAATTCGATTCGCACCGTGTACCAAGGCAACGCGATCATCGCGCCATCCGCCACGAAACGGCTTATAGAGAAGATGATGGATGGCGATTTCGCAGGAACGGCCGCCGCAGCGCCCGTTTCCGCAACGTCCGCTTCCGCTTCGACGGCAACTATGTACACCGATCCGGAATTGGACGAACTGACCGACCGCGAGCGCGAGGTGCTCATCGAAATCGCGCATGGCCTGTCGAATCAGGAGATCGCGGACAAGCTGTTCATCAGCCTGCCTACCGTGAAAACGCATGTCGCGCATATCCTGTCGAAAATCAATGCGCGCGACCGCGTCCAAGCCGTCGTGTTCGCCTACGAAAACCATCTCGTATAA